Proteins encoded together in one Impatiens glandulifera chromosome 1, dImpGla2.1, whole genome shotgun sequence window:
- the LOC124918806 gene encoding 26S proteasome non-ATPase regulatory subunit 12 homolog A-like — protein MEGGGDLDAKIESLLNVEKQMRLAGDVSGTRKAATDILQLCFDARAWKTLNDQIVLLSKRRGQLKQAVTAMVQLAMQYIQETPDIETKIELIKTLNSVSAGKIYVEIERARLIKRLAKIKEEQGEIAEAAELMQEIAVETFGAMAKTEKIAFILDQVRLCLDRQDYMRAQILSRKISPRVFDADTKEKKKPKEGENIVEEAPADIPSLLELKRIYYELMIRYYSHTDDYLEMSRCYKAIYDIQSVKDDQAQWVPVLRKICWYLVLSPHDPMQSSLLNSTLEDKNISEIPHFKLLLKQLVTMEVINWAALWDMFKDEFENEKNMLGGPLSDKAAGDLKQRVIEHNILVVSKYYSRITLKRLAQLLCLSVQEAEKHLSEMVVSKALIAKIDRPMGIVCFQAAKDSNEILNSWASNLEKLLELVEKSCHQIHKETMVHKAALKV, from the exons ATG GAAGGTGGAGGTGATTTGGATGCGAAGATAGAGTCGCTGTTGAATGTGGAGAAACAGATGAGACTTGCCGGCGATGTATCCGGGACTAGGAAGGCTGCTACTGATATATTGCAGCTTTGTTTTGATGCTCGTGCTTGGAAGACACTGAATGATCAGATTGTTCTCTTGTCAAAGAGGCGTGGTCAGTTAAAGCAG GCTGTAACTGCAATGGTCCAGCTAGCAATGCAATATATTCAGGAGACACCAGATATTGAAACTAAGATTGAGCTAATTAAGACCCTTAATAGCGTATCTGCTGGAAAG ATATATGTTGAAATAGAGAGAGCACGTTTGATTAAGAGGCTTGCAAAGATTAAGGAAGAACAAGGAGAGATAGCTGAGGCGGCTGAACTTATGCAAGAAATTGCG GTGGAGACATTTGGTGCAATGGCAAAAACAGAAAAAATCGCCTTCATTCTTGAtcaa GTTCGCCTCTGCTTAGATCGCCAGGATTATATGCGTGCACAAATTCTTTCTAGGAAAATCAGTCCAAGGGTTTTTGATGCTgatacaaaagaaaagaaaaaacccAAGGAAGGTGAAAATATTGTGGAAGAAGCTCCTGCTGATATACCATCCCTGTTGGAGTTGAAGAGGATCTactatgaattaatgataag GTATTACTCGCACACCGATGATTACCTTGAAATGTCCCGTTGCTATAAAGCAATATATGATATTCAATCAGTGAAAGACGACCAAGCTCAATGGGTACCG GTATTAAGGAAAATATGCTGGTATTTGGTTTTGTCACCTCATGATCCCATGCAGTCAAGCCTTCTGAACTCCACTTTAGAGGATAAAAATATTTCAGAAATTCCTCATTTCAA GTTGCTCCTGAAACAGCTAGTTACAATGGAGGTTATAAACTGGGCTGCACTATGGGATATGTTCAAAGAtgaatttgagaatgagaaaaaCATGCTTGGAGGCCCTTTATCTGATAAGGCAGCTGGTGACCTTAAACAGAGAGTGATAGAACAT AACATTCTGGTTGTCTCGAAGTATTATTCAAGGATTACTTTGAAGAGACTTGCACAATTGCTTTGTCTGAGTGTTCAG GAAGCGGAGAAGCATCTGTCGGAAATGGTGGTATCGAAAGCCCTGATAGCAAAGATCGACAGGCCAATGGGAATAGTCTGTTTCCAGGCAGCTAAAGATAGCAATGAGATATTGAATTCATGGGCCTCAAACTTGGAGAAGTTACTTGAACTGGTGGAGAAGAGTTGTCATCAGATCCATAAAGAAACCATGGTCCACAAGGCTGCTTTGAAGGTTTAA